The following proteins come from a genomic window of Gossypium raimondii isolate GPD5lz chromosome 5, ASM2569854v1, whole genome shotgun sequence:
- the LOC105767691 gene encoding protein PLASTID TRANSCRIPTIONALLY ACTIVE 14 isoform X1, with protein sequence MAASFVPLHHVSGCFTYACPEREYRRTHFHSHGWSPAPATKYRLRPINASVGTPSFPLFQPTPVQESPSQLEPADPDFYKIGYVRSMRAYGIEFKEGPDGFGVYASKDVEPLRRARVIMEIPLELMLTIRQKLPWMFFPDIVPLGHPIFDIINSTNPETDWDLRLACLLLYAFDKEDNFWQLYGDFLPSADECTSLLLATEDDLSQLQDPDLVSTMKNQQLRALEFWEKNWHSGVPLKIKRLARDPERFIWAVSIAQSRCINMQVRIGALVQDANMLIPYADMLNHSFQPNCFLHWRFKDRMVEVMINAGQRIRKGEEMTINYMNGQQNQMLMQRYGFSSSVNPWDSIPFSGNAHVHLDSFLSVFNISGLPGEYYHNSQLADKGDNFVDGAVIAAARTLPTWSDGDVPLIPSMERKAVKELQEECQQILAQFPTTSAQDQKLLESMPEARRTLETAIKYRLHRKLFIEKVIEALDIYQERILF encoded by the exons ATGGCGGCCTCATTTGTTCCCCTTCATCATGTCAGTGGGTGCTTCACCTATGCTTGTCCAGAAAGAGAATATCGTCGTACTCATTTTCATAGTCATGGGTGGTCACCAGCACCAGCGACCAAGTATCGTTTGAGACCCATTAATGCTTCGGTTGGAACTCCTTCGTTTCCACTCTTTCAGCCTACCCCAGTTCAAGAATCTCCTTCTCAG TTGGAGCCTGCGGACCCTGATTTCTACAAGATAGGTTATGTTCGAAGTATGAGAGCTTATGGAATTGAGTTTAAGGAAGGTCCTGATGGTTTTGGAGTCTATGCCTCCAAAGATGTTGAACCTCTTCGTCGTGCTAGA GTAATTATGGAAATACCTTTGGAATTGATGTTGACAATAAGGCAGAAGTTGCCATGGATGTTCTTCCCGGATATAGTGCCACTAGGTCATCCCATATTTGATATCATAAACTCAACCAATCCTGAG ACAGATTGGGATCTGAGATTGGCATGCCTTCTCTTGTATGCATTTGATAAGGAGGATAACTTTTGGCAACTATATGGAGACTTCTTACCTAGTGCTGATGAGTGCACTAGCTTGCTTCTTGCTACTGAG GACGACCTCTCACAGCTGCAGGATCCTGATCTTGTTTCAACTAtgaaaaatcaacaattaagaGCCTTAGAATTTTGGGAAAAGAACTGG CATTCCGGTGTTCCTCTGAAAATAAAGCGCCTTGCTCGTGATCCTGAGAGATTCATTTGGGCTGTTAGCATTGCACAGTCACGATGCATTAACATGCAAGTTAGGATCGGTGCACTAGTTCAAGATGCAAATATGCTAATTCCCTATGCTG ACATgctaaatcattcatttcagcCAAACTGTTTTCTCCATTGGCGTTTTAAGGATCGCATGGTTGAGGTGATGATAAACGCTGGACAGAGGATTAGAAAAGGAGAGGAG ATGACCATCAATTACATGAATGGACAGCAAAATCAGATGCTCATGCAACGATATGGATTCTCATCATCTGTG AATCCTTGGGATTCAATACCATTCTCCGGCAACGCACATGTTCACTTGGACTCTTTCTTGTCGGTCTTCAATATATCTGGTCTCCCTGGAGAGTATTATCATAACA GTCAGTTAGCAGATAAAGGAGATAATTTTGTTGACGGGGCAGTCATAGCTGCTGCAAGAACATTGCCCACATGGTCAGATGGCGATGTTCCGCTGATCCCTAGCATGGAAAGGAAAGCTGTGAAGGAGTTACAAGAAGAATGTCAGCAGATCCTTGCACAGTTTCCTACAACTTCCGCGCAAGACCAAAAATTACTAG AATCTATGCCAGAAGCAAGGAGGACACTTGAAACAGCAATCAA GTACAGATTGCACCGGAAACTATTCATCGAGAAGGTTATCGAGGCATTGGACATCTATCAAGAGCGTATATTGTTTTAG
- the LOC105767691 gene encoding protein PLASTID TRANSCRIPTIONALLY ACTIVE 14 isoform X2 — MAASFVPLHHVSGCFTYACPEREYRRTHFHSHGWSPAPATKYRLRPINASVGTPSFPLFQPTPVQESPSQLEPADPDFYKIGYVRSMRAYGIEFKEGPDGFGVYASKDVEPLRRARVIMEIPLELMLTIRQKLPWMFFPDIVPLGHPIFDIINSTNPETDWDLRLACLLLYAFDKEDNFWQLYGDFLPSADECTSLLLATEDDLSQLQDPDLVSTMKNQQLRALEFWEKNWHSGVPLKIKRLARDPERFIWAVSIAQSRCINMQVRIGALVQDANMLIPYADMLNHSFQPNCFLHWRFKDRMVEVMINAGQRIRKGEEMTINYMNGQQNQMLMQRYGFSSSVNPWDSIPFSGNAHVHLDSFLSVFNISGLPGEYYHNSQLADKGDNFVDGAVIAAARTLPTWSDGDVPLIPSMERKAVKELQEECQQILAQFPTTSAQDQKLLESMPEARRTLETAIKYRLHRKLFIEKVIEALDIYQERILF, encoded by the exons ATGGCGGCCTCATTTGTTCCCCTTCATCATGTCAGTGGGTGCTTCACCTATGCTTGTCCAGAAAGAGAATATCGTCGTACTCATTTTCATAGTCATGGGTGGTCACCAGCACCAGCGACCAAGTATCGTTTGAGACCCATTAATGCTTCGGTTGGAACTCCTTCGTTTCCACTCTTTCAGCCTACCCCAGTTCAAGAATCTCCTTCTCAG TTGGAGCCTGCGGACCCTGATTTCTACAAGATAGGTTATGTTCGAAGTATGAGAGCTTATGGAATTGAGTTTAAGGAAGGTCCTGATGGTTTTGGAGTCTATGCCTCCAAAGATGTTGAACCTCTTCGTCGTGCTAGA GTAATTATGGAAATACCTTTGGAATTGATGTTGACAATAAGGCAGAAGTTGCCATGGATGTTCTTCCCGGATATAGTGCCACTAGGTCATCCCATATTTGATATCATAAACTCAACCAATCCTGAG ACAGATTGGGATCTGAGATTGGCATGCCTTCTCTTGTATGCATTTGATAAGGAGGATAACTTTTGGCAACTATATGGAGACTTCTTACCTAGTGCTGATGAGTGCACTAGCTTGCTTCTTGCTACTGAG GACGACCTCTCACAGCTGCAGGATCCTGATCTTGTTTCAACTAtgaaaaatcaacaattaagaGCCTTAGAATTTTGGGAAAAGAACTGG CATTCCGGTGTTCCTCTGAAAATAAAGCGCCTTGCTCGTGATCCTGAGAGATTCATTTGGGCTGTTAGCATTGCACAGTCACGATGCATTAACATGCAAGTTAGGATCGGTGCACTAGTTCAAGATGCAAATATGCTAATTCCCTATGCTG ACATgctaaatcattcatttcagcCAAACTGTTTTCTCCATTGGCGTTTTAAGGATCGCATGGTTGAGGTGATGATAAACGCTGGACAGAGGATTAGAAAAGGAGAGGAG ATGACCATCAATTACATGAATGGACAGCAAAATCAGATGCTCATGCAACGATATGGATTCTCATCATCTGTG AATCCTTGGGATTCAATACCATTCTCCGGCAACGCACATGTTCACTTGGACTCTTTCTTGTCGGTCTTCAATATATCTGGTCTCCCTGGAGAGTATTATCATAACA GTCAGTTAGCAGATAAAGGAGATAATTTTGTTGACGGGGCAGTCATAGCTGCTGCAAGAACATTGCCCACATGGTCAGATGGCGATGTTCCGCTGATCCCTAGCATGGAAAGGAAAGCTGTGAAGGAGTTACAAGAAGAATGTCAGCAGATCCTTGCACAGTTTCCTACAACTTCCGCGCAAGACCAAAAATTACTAG AATCTATGCCAGAAGCAAGGAGGACACTTGAAACAGCAATCAA